One Channa argus isolate prfri chromosome 15, Channa argus male v1.0, whole genome shotgun sequence DNA segment encodes these proteins:
- the si:ch211-120g10.1 gene encoding butyrophilin subfamily 3 member A3, translating into MMQCFHFIVEPAKNFTAKIKESHKRGKQENTQPLDEDQLFVVDLAKDLNRVCQRSTVLENIWNLDDIWPTSLCRAFITQWASMLESKKRPMQTDGWPEMDDGKLPDLITEQDLLQAKAVILNWVKDVRAQPEQSVWPGEPVAKVLEDMQSAWRWGRAPNLLNAMELVMWTLMLQRPDKDNIPQQWLRWKQRTQKIGAISYIPQPVWDWISDAAVEVTLDLDTANPDLLISNDEKRMRCGFERKDVPNYHQRFDGWWCAVALEGFSSGRHYWEVEVGEQDWRLGVAKESALRKGFKSLNTNTGYLTLRLERGTELKALTVPFTALPPGLIPRKVGIYLDYDNGQLSFYDLDKHFHIYTYNETFTEKLFPLFGTVEIIRDLVIRSPAAKTHCLCSTSCLWG; encoded by the exons ATGATGcagtgttttcacttcattGTGGAACCGGCCAAAAACTTCACGGCAAAGATAAAG GAATCACACAAGAGAGGGAAACAGGAGAACACGCAGCCTCTTGATGAGGATCAGCTGTTTGTTGTGGATCTGGCTAAAGATCTCAACCGAGTGTGCCAG CGTTCAACAGTTCTCGAGAACATCTGGAACCTGGATGACATCTGGCCAACCTCTCTCTGCAGGGCCTTCATCACACAGTGGGCCTCCATGCTTGAAAGCAAG AAGAGGCCTATGCAGACTGATGGCTGGCCAGAGATGGATGATGGCAAACTGCCTGATCTGATCACTGAGCAGGACCTGCTGCAGGCCAAGGCTGTGATTCTCAACTGGGTCAAGGATGTGAGAGCTCAGCCTGAG CAAAGCGTGTGGCCAGGGGAGCCTGTGGCAAAGGTTCTGGAGGACATGCAGTCAGCCTGGCGTTGGGGACGCGCGCCAAATCTGCTGAATGCTATGGAGCTGGTCATGTggactttaatgttgcagcgtCCAGACAAG GATAATATACCTCAGCAGTGGCTGAGGTGGAAGCAGAGGACTCAGAAGATTG GTGCCATATCTTATATCCCTCAACCAG tcTGGGACTGGATCTCAGATGCTGCAG TTGAGGTGACTTTGGACTTGGACACAGCCAACCCTGATCTACTTATCTCCAATGACGAGAAGAGAATGCGCTGTGGCTtcgaaaggaaagatgttcccAACTACCACCAACGCTTTGACGGCTGGTGGTGTGCTGTTGCGTTGGAGGGCTTTAGCTCTGGCCGCCActactgggaggtggaggtgggtgagCAGGACTGGCGGCTGGGGGTGGCTAAAGAGTCGGCCCTGAGGAAAGGCTTTAAGTCGCTCAACACCAATACAGGTTACCTGACCCTGCGGCTGGAGAGGGGCACTGAGCTGAAGGCGCTGACTGTGCCTTTCACTGCCCTGCCACCAGGCCTCATCCCCCGCAAGGTGGGCATCTACCTCGACTACGACAACGGCCAGCTGTCCTTTTATGACTTGGACAAACACTtccacatttacacctacaacGAGACCTTCACTGAGAAGCTGTTCCCCTTGTTTGGTACGGTGGAGATCATCAGGGATCTGGTGATCAGGTCCCCAGCAGCTAAGACTCATTGTCTGTGTTCAACATCCTGCCTGTGGGGTTGA